The genomic DNA tcatggtggcctttacctcctccagagctgtggtaaggctctctcctcatggtggcctttacctcctcaagagctgtggtaaggctctctcctcatggtgtcctttacctcctccagagctgtggtaaggctctctcctcatggtggcctttacctcttccagagctgtggtaaggctctctcctcatggtggcctttacctcctcaagagctgtggtaaggctctctctcagctcttggatagagttcttcagctgggtccagcgctggttgatctggtcctgtagaagctctgtgtctgggctggtggtggtgtagctggggggctgctccttcagctcagtaacccatacctctaacagagccagcctgtctctcagcagtctggaggtggtgtagctggggggctgctccttcagctcagtaacccatacctctaacagagccagcctgtctctcagcagtctggaggtggtgtagctggggggctgctccttcagctcagtaacccatacctctaacagagccagcctgtctctcagcagtctggaggtggtgtagctggggggctgctccttcagctcagtaacccataccacACAACCGGATAAGTCGGGGTGCTGTTGGAGTGCCTGAGGTGAGAGATCGGGGTGCTGTTGGAGTGCCTGAGGTGAGAAGTCGGGGTGCTGTTGGAGTGCCTGAGGTGAGAGATCGGGGTGCTGTTGGAGTGTCTGAGGTGAGAGGTCAGGGTGCTGTTGGAGTGCCTGAGGTGAGGGGTCGGGGTGTTGTTGGAGTGCCTGAGGTGAGGGGTCGGGGTGCTGTTGGAGTGCCTGAGGTGAGAGGTCGGGGTGCTGTTGGAGTGCCTGAGGTGAGGGGTCGGGGTGCTGTTGGAGTGCCTGAGGTGAGAGGTCGGGGTGCTGTTGGAGTGCCTGAGGTGAAAGGTTGCGGTGCTGTTGGAGTGCCTGAGGTGAGAGGTCGCGGTGCTGATGGAGTGCCTGAGGTGAAAGGTCGGG from Salmo trutta chromosome 26, fSalTru1.1, whole genome shotgun sequence includes the following:
- the LOC115163935 gene encoding putative protein TPRXL, with translation MVQGSEAALSLKEDSGDQNKDKDSTPISHLRHSNSTLTSHLRHSISTATSHLRHSNSTATSHLRHSNSTPTFHLRHSNSTPISHLRHSNSTPTSHLRHSNSTPTFHLRHSISTATSHLRHSNSTATFHLRHSNSTPTSHLRHSNSTPTPHLRHSNSTPTSHLRHSNSTPTPHLRHSNNTPTPHLRHSNSTLTSHLRHSNSTPISHLRHSNSTPTSHLRHSNSTPISHLRHSNSTPTYPVVWYGLLS